Proteins from a single region of Callithrix jacchus isolate 240 chromosome 12, calJac240_pri, whole genome shotgun sequence:
- the ANTKMT gene encoding adenine nucleotide translocase lysine N-methyltransferase isoform X3 has protein sequence MEQDDPAEVLTELRERRLGALELLQAAAGSGLAAYAVWALLLQPGFRRVPLRLQVPYVGASARQVEHVLSLLRGRPGKTVDLGSGDGRIVLAAHRCGLRPAVGYELNPWLVALARLHAWRAGCAGSVCYHREDLWKLSLLEDKLRAELPAGARVVSGRFPLPTWQPVAMLGEGLDRVWAYEVPGGGQAGEDASSRLPLDQAAPGPTSASVPGTPVSHAS, from the exons ATGGAGCAGGACGACCCAGCCGAGGTGCTGACTGAGCTGCGCGAGCGGCGGCTGGGCGCGCTGGAGCTGCTGCAGGCGGCGGCCGGCTCGGGCTTGGCGGCCTACGCGGTGTGGGCTCTGCTGCTCCAGCCCGGCTTCCGGCGCGTGCCGCTGCGGCTGCAG GTGCCCTACGTCGGCGCGAGCGCGCGGCAGGTGGAGCACGTGTTGTCGCTGCTGCGAGGCCGCCCTGGAAAAACGGTGGATCTGGGCTCTGGCGACGGCAGGATC GTGCTGGCGGCCCACCGGTGCGGCCTCCGCCCCGCCGTGGGCTACGAGCTGAACCCGTGGCTGGTGGCGCTGGCGCGGCTGCACGCCTGGAGGGCCGGCTGTGCTGGCAGCGTCTGCTATCACCGCGAGGATCTCTGGAAG CTCTCACTGCTGGAGGACAAGCTTCGGGCAGAGCTGCCTGCCGGAGCCCGAGTGGTATCTGGGCGCTTCCCACTCCCCACCTGGCAGCCGGTGGCCATGCTTGGCGAGGGTCTGGACAGAGTCTGGGCGTATGAGGTTCCTGGGGGTGGGCAGGCTGGGGAGGACGCCTCCTCTAGGTTGCCTCTGGACCAGGCTGCTCCTGGACCTACTTCTGCCTCTGTCCCGGGGACCCCCGTTTCTCACGCAAGCTAA
- the LOC128929220 gene encoding uncharacterized protein LOC128929220 isoform X1: MDMKTPAPSRAPGLRSGRRGGRGQGEGAGRGRRTARGGQGASLARRGPCQLWGRGIVLPWLPGSGPAPSHPLSAPPLLLAESSGPRRDWSGRHRPRPFPVLSEASLARERRGGRSGRGLGGFAGGRAAGAGGCSRRRPDPRPAGAAAVGAPSPRTPPAAPWGSRPPRCSARCAEASWPRRLLPEALQLEGQVPAGPAAVLSCSWLCAPATLTPSWACCRLGDRTSPLPRLPAGHAGFTRRLGTVIWGIPMLSGSSLCPCRGS; encoded by the exons ATGGACATGAAAACCCCGGCTCCATCACGGGCTCCAGGGCTCCGATCTGGACGGCGCGGAGGGCGAGGCCAGGGTGAGGGCGCGGGGAGGGGGCGACGCACAGCGCGGGGCGGGCAAGGAGCCTCCCTCGCGCGCCGAGGCCCCTGTCAGCTCTGGGGCCGTGGGATCGTCCTCCCGTGGCTCCCGGGCTCCGGCCCCGCCCCGTCCCACCCCCTCTCTGCTCCGCCCCTGCTATTGGCGGAAAGTTCAGGGCCGCGCCGCGATTGGTCGGGGCGCCACCGGCCCCGCCCCTTCCCGGTCCTCTCCGAGGCGTCCCTGGCGCGGGAGCGGCGCGGCGGGCGGAGCGGCCGCGGGCTTGGGGGCTTCGCGGGGGGCCGGGCGGCCGGCGCCGGGGGCTGCTCCCGCCGCCGCCCGGACCCGCGCCCCGCCGGGGCAGCGGCCGTGGGAGCCCCGAGCCCCCGGACGCCGCCCGCCGCGCCATGGGGTTCCCGGCCCCCGCGCTGCTCTGCGCGCTGTGCTGAGGCCTCCTGGCCGCGCCGGCTCCTCCCAGAAGCGCTGCAGCTGGAGGGGCAG GTGCCTGCAGGCCCTGCAGCGGTGCTGAGCTGCTCCTGGCTGTGTGCACCAGCGACTTTG acTCCCAGCTGGGCGTGCTGCAGGCTCGGGGACAGGACCTCTCCTCTCCCCAGACTCCCAGCTGGGCATGCTGGGTTCACACGGAGGTTGGGAACAGTGATCTGGGGCATACCCATGTTGTCTGGAAGCAGCCTCTGTCCCTGCAGGGGCTCCTGA
- the ANTKMT gene encoding adenine nucleotide translocase lysine N-methyltransferase isoform X2 has translation MEQDDPAEVLTELRERRLGALELLQAAAGSGLAAYAVWALLLQPGFRRVPLRLQVPYVGASARQVEHVLSLLRGRPGKTVDLGSGDGRIVLAAHRCGLRPAVGYELNPWLVALARLHAWRAGCAGSVCYHREDLWKVSLRDCRNVSVFLAPSVLSLLEDKLRAELPAGARVVSGRFPLPTWQPVAMLGEGLDRVWAYEVPGGGQAGEDASSRLPLDQAAPGPTSASVPGTPVSHAS, from the exons ATGGAGCAGGACGACCCAGCCGAGGTGCTGACTGAGCTGCGCGAGCGGCGGCTGGGCGCGCTGGAGCTGCTGCAGGCGGCGGCCGGCTCGGGCTTGGCGGCCTACGCGGTGTGGGCTCTGCTGCTCCAGCCCGGCTTCCGGCGCGTGCCGCTGCGGCTGCAG GTGCCCTACGTCGGCGCGAGCGCGCGGCAGGTGGAGCACGTGTTGTCGCTGCTGCGAGGCCGCCCTGGAAAAACGGTGGATCTGGGCTCTGGCGACGGCAGGATC GTGCTGGCGGCCCACCGGTGCGGCCTCCGCCCCGCCGTGGGCTACGAGCTGAACCCGTGGCTGGTGGCGCTGGCGCGGCTGCACGCCTGGAGGGCCGGCTGTGCTGGCAGCGTCTGCTATCACCGCGAGGATCTCTGGAAG GTGAGCCTGAGGGACTGCCGAAACGTGTCTGTGTTCCTGGCCCCTAGCGTG CTCTCACTGCTGGAGGACAAGCTTCGGGCAGAGCTGCCTGCCGGAGCCCGAGTGGTATCTGGGCGCTTCCCACTCCCCACCTGGCAGCCGGTGGCCATGCTTGGCGAGGGTCTGGACAGAGTCTGGGCGTATGAGGTTCCTGGGGGTGGGCAGGCTGGGGAGGACGCCTCCTCTAGGTTGCCTCTGGACCAGGCTGCTCCTGGACCTACTTCTGCCTCTGTCCCGGGGACCCCCGTTTCTCACGCAAGCTAA
- the LOC144578538 gene encoding uncharacterized protein LOC144578538, with product MALFFPGPCAFFAAVCTALSAWHCWPIASLYTGPLCMKLQPHWPSSGARRVPHPSPGAPLPLSTPHLEHPSPGAPLPYGTPPLERPSPGALHCHLHLGDSLPLRPWLMYFPQGAFPTPVDRATDPCSHLPSTKDLLLSARVCLLSDGNVDTAQACTSPLILRTLSPGASLTWSTLSSGAPLTWSTIHLEHPVTWSTPHLEHHSPGAPCHLEHPSPGAPCLLEHPHLEHPVFWSTLTWSTLSSGAPSPGAPCHLEHPHLEHPVFWSTIHLEHHSPGAHSPGAPCLLEHHSPGAPSPGAPFTWSALTWSTLSSGAPFTWRTLIWSTLTWSTLTWSTIHLERTHLEHPLTWSTLSPGAPSPGAPYHLEHPHLEHHSPGAHSPGAPSPGAPCHLEHHSPGEPLSGAPSHLEHSSAEEPSLGAPLTWNTSSPGVPSRGTPHSYRTPVGASFTWTTPCLDA from the exons ATGGCCCTGTTCTTCCCAGGGCCCTGTGCATTCTTTGCTGCAGTCTGCACAGCCCTGAGTGCCTGGCACTGTTGGCCCATAGCCTCGCTCTACACCGGTCCCTTGTGCATGAAgcttcagccacactggccttcctCTGGGGCCAGGAGGGTGCCCCATCCCTCCCCTGGAGCACCCCTCCCCTTGAGCACCCCTCACTTGGAACACCCCTCCCCTGGAGCACCCCTCCCTTATGGCACCCCTCCCCTGGAGCGGCCCTCACCTGGAGCACTCCATTGTCACTTGCACCTGGGTGACTCCTTGCCTCTCAGACCTTGGCTAATGTATTTTCCCCAAGGAGCCTTCCCTACTCCGGTGGACAGGGCCACAGACCCGTGTTCTCACCTCCCCAGCACCAAGGACCTTCTTTTGTCAGCCCGTGTCTGCCTGTTGTCTGATG GGAATGTGGATACCGCTCAGGCCTGCACCTCTCCATTGATCCTG AGAACCCTCTCACCAGGAGCATCACTCACCTGGAGCACCCTGTCATCTGGAGCACCCCTCACCTGGAGCACCATTCACCTGGAGCACCCTGTCACCTGGAGCACCCCTCACCTGGAGCACCATTCACCTGGAGCACCCTGTCATCTGGAGCACCCCTCACCTGGAGCACCCTGTCTTCTGGAGCACCCTCACCTGGAGCACCCTGTCTTCTGGAGCACCCTCACCTGGAGCACCCTGTCATCTGGAGCACCCTCACCTGGAGCACCCTGTCACCTGGAGCACCCTCACCTGGAGCACCCTGTCTTCTGGAGCACCATTCACCTGGAGCACCATTCACCTGGAGCGCACTCACCTGGAGCACCCTGTCTTCTGGAGCACCATTCACCTGGAGCACCCTCACCTGGAGCACCATTCACCTGGAGCGCACTCACCTGGAGCACCCTGTCATCTGGAGCACCATTCACCTGGAGAACCCTTATCTGGAGCACCCTCACCTGGAGCACCCTCACCTGGAGCACCATTCACCTGGAGCGCACTCACCTGGAGCACCCTCTCACCTGGAGCACCCTCTCACCTGGAGCACCCTCACCTGGAGCACCCTATCACCTGGAGCACCCTCACCTGGAGCACCATTCACCTGGAGCGCACTCACCTGGAGCACCCTCACCTGGAGCACCCTGTCACCTGGAGCACCATTCACCTGGAGAACCCTTATCTGGAGCACCCTCTCACCTGGAGCACTCCTCTGCTGAAGAACCCTCACTTGGTGCCCCTCTCACGTGGAACACGTCCTCACCTGGAGTGCCCTCACGTGGAACACCCCATTCCTACAGAACCCCTGTGGGAGCATCCTTCACCTGGACCACCCCTTGCCTTGATGCCTGA
- the LOC128929220 gene encoding uncharacterized protein LOC128929220 isoform X2 — protein MDMKTPAPSRAPGLRSGRRGGRGQGEGAGRGRRTARGGQGASLARRGPCQLWGRGIVLPWLPGSGPAPSHPLSAPPLLLAESSGPRRDWSGRHRPRPFPVLSEASLARERRGGRSGRGLGGFAGGRAAGAGGCSRRRPDPRPAGAAAVGAPSPRTPPAAPWGSRPPRCSARCAEASWPRRLLPEALQLEGQVPAGPAAVLSCSWLCAPATL, from the exons ATGGACATGAAAACCCCGGCTCCATCACGGGCTCCAGGGCTCCGATCTGGACGGCGCGGAGGGCGAGGCCAGGGTGAGGGCGCGGGGAGGGGGCGACGCACAGCGCGGGGCGGGCAAGGAGCCTCCCTCGCGCGCCGAGGCCCCTGTCAGCTCTGGGGCCGTGGGATCGTCCTCCCGTGGCTCCCGGGCTCCGGCCCCGCCCCGTCCCACCCCCTCTCTGCTCCGCCCCTGCTATTGGCGGAAAGTTCAGGGCCGCGCCGCGATTGGTCGGGGCGCCACCGGCCCCGCCCCTTCCCGGTCCTCTCCGAGGCGTCCCTGGCGCGGGAGCGGCGCGGCGGGCGGAGCGGCCGCGGGCTTGGGGGCTTCGCGGGGGGCCGGGCGGCCGGCGCCGGGGGCTGCTCCCGCCGCCGCCCGGACCCGCGCCCCGCCGGGGCAGCGGCCGTGGGAGCCCCGAGCCCCCGGACGCCGCCCGCCGCGCCATGGGGTTCCCGGCCCCCGCGCTGCTCTGCGCGCTGTGCTGAGGCCTCCTGGCCGCGCCGGCTCCTCCCAGAAGCGCTGCAGCTGGAGGGGCAG GTGCCTGCAGGCCCTGCAGCGGTGCTGAGCTGCTCCTGGCTGTGTGCACCAGCGACTTTG TAA
- the ANTKMT gene encoding adenine nucleotide translocase lysine N-methyltransferase isoform X1: MEQDDPAEVLTELRERRLGALELLQAAAGSGLAAYAVWALLLQPGFRRVPLRLQVPYVGASARQVEHVLSLLRGRPGKTVDLGSGDGRIVLAAHRCGLRPAVGYELNPWLVALARLHAWRAGCAGSVCYHREDLWKVSLRDCRNVSVFLAPSVVGPELPARWEFPATPQGIHCSEAWASLLSLLEDKLRAELPAGARVVSGRFPLPTWQPVAMLGEGLDRVWAYEVPGGGQAGEDASSRLPLDQAAPGPTSASVPGTPVSHAS, encoded by the exons ATGGAGCAGGACGACCCAGCCGAGGTGCTGACTGAGCTGCGCGAGCGGCGGCTGGGCGCGCTGGAGCTGCTGCAGGCGGCGGCCGGCTCGGGCTTGGCGGCCTACGCGGTGTGGGCTCTGCTGCTCCAGCCCGGCTTCCGGCGCGTGCCGCTGCGGCTGCAG GTGCCCTACGTCGGCGCGAGCGCGCGGCAGGTGGAGCACGTGTTGTCGCTGCTGCGAGGCCGCCCTGGAAAAACGGTGGATCTGGGCTCTGGCGACGGCAGGATC GTGCTGGCGGCCCACCGGTGCGGCCTCCGCCCCGCCGTGGGCTACGAGCTGAACCCGTGGCTGGTGGCGCTGGCGCGGCTGCACGCCTGGAGGGCCGGCTGTGCTGGCAGCGTCTGCTATCACCGCGAGGATCTCTGGAAG GTGAGCCTGAGGGACTGCCGAAACGTGTCTGTGTTCCTGGCCCCTAGCGTGGTAGGTCCGGAGTTGCCAGCCCGCTGGGAATTCCCGGCCACACCCCAGGGTATTCACTGCTCTGAGGCCTGGGCCAGCCTG CTCTCACTGCTGGAGGACAAGCTTCGGGCAGAGCTGCCTGCCGGAGCCCGAGTGGTATCTGGGCGCTTCCCACTCCCCACCTGGCAGCCGGTGGCCATGCTTGGCGAGGGTCTGGACAGAGTCTGGGCGTATGAGGTTCCTGGGGGTGGGCAGGCTGGGGAGGACGCCTCCTCTAGGTTGCCTCTGGACCAGGCTGCTCCTGGACCTACTTCTGCCTCTGTCCCGGGGACCCCCGTTTCTCACGCAAGCTAA